The genomic window ACAGAACACGAGTTGGGCGGCCGGCCGGTCGGCGGCAGCGTCGCCGGGCTCGGTCACCGAGTCGTCGATTCCCTCGAGAAGTCGCTCGCGATAACTCTTCTCCCACGCGGTCAGCCAGATCTCGGGTAGGGGAACGTCGTCGCCGTCCGCATCTGATTGGGCGGTCTCGGAGCCCTCGGCGAGGTCGATCGGCGCGGCCAGCAGGTCCGCGAGCGTGAGCCGCACCGCGAGGTACTGGGCCAGCGTAATCGGGTACGCCTCCTGCCACGGGTCGACGTCGTCGTCGGTCCGCTGCTTGATGAACCCGCTCCAGCCCGGGAGGGCGGCGAGGTGCGCTTCGAGGACCTCATCCCAGCGCTCCTCGGGGTAGTCGCCGAGTGCCGACTCGAGGGCCTCGAGCGCCGTCGCCGGGAGGTCGTCGGCGTCACAGCCCGGGATGTCAGCGTCGTGGGGAGCTATCGTGCGCCACGCCCGATAGAACCCGTCCTCGCGGTTGGGCATCGGCCACTTGGCCTGTCCCTCGTCGAGGAAGGCCGCGAGCCACTTCGAGAGGACCCGATCGACGGCTTCGGTCGCGTCGTCGGGCTCGGTGGCGGTGCGCTCCGACTCGGCCTCAGCCATCGCCTCGAGGAGCGTCTCGGGATCGCGGTCGATCCCGTGGGCCTCGAGTTCGACCCGGAGCGTGTCGACATCGATCCGGCCCGACTCCCACGCGCGGCGGAAGACCGACGGGTGGGGATACCCCCGCCCGCCGAACAGGTCCTCGGCCTCGGCGACGGCCCGGTGGAACGGCTCGTCCTCGAACCCCGAAAGGGGGTTTGCCGTGACGAACGAGTGCAGCGGCCAGACCGAGCCGATGCGTTCGGCCGCGCTGTCGATGTGTTCCTCGATGCGACGGGTGTCGTCGGGTTCCTTACGCGTCATTGTATTCCTCCGTACTGGTGAGGACGGTCGTCGGGTCCGGTTGCGAGACGTTCAGCAGGGCGACGTAGAGGCGTTCGCTCGAGCGGAGCCAGCCCAGTTCCGCCGCGAGATACGCGCCGATAAAGAGAGCGACGACGAGGTAGTGGACGGGCGTCATCGCGGTCGAAACGTGGGTCATCGGGACGCCCGAGAGCATCGACGAGACGGCGTTGAACGCGACGGCGTAGCCGCCGATCGCGGTCAGGACGATCAGCGGGACGCTGACGAACCGGACCGCCGTCGGCAGGGTCGACCGCTGGAGGATGTCTCGAGCCGCGGTCAGCGTCGTGAGGACCACGACCAGCGTCAGGATGGTGCCGCTGTTCAGCGTCAGGCTCGTCGCCTTTCCGGTGAGGACGCCGAACAGCACGCCGCCGCCGACGGCCGTCAGGAAGCTGACGGCGATCCCCGAGAAGCCCAGTTCGGTGTGGGCCGCGTCCTTCGGGGCCGCGCGTTCGACGCCCGCTCCCGACGAGAGGAAGAGGTATGCCTTGTAGAAGCCGTGCAGGATGAGGTGGGCGATCGCGGCGGCGAAAAAGCCGAGCCCGCACTGGAGTATCATAAAACCCATCTGGGCGATTGTCGAACTGCCGAGCTTGCGTTTGATGTCCGTCTGGACGAGGATCATCGCCTGTCCGAGCAGGGCGCTGACCGCGCCGACGAGGACGATCGCCGACATGATCACCAGTTGGTCCCCGATCAGCGGCGCGAACCGAGTCAGCAGAATCCCGCCCGCGTTGACGAACCCGGCGTGCATCAGGGCGGAGGCCGGCGTCGGCGCGGTCATCGACGACAGCAGCCAGCCGTGAAACGGCAAGAGTGCAGACTGGATGATCGCCGCGAGGACGATCCCCGCGGCGGCGACGAGCCCGACCGTCGGCGAGACGCCCTCGAGACCTTCAAGCAGGCCGGTGAGCGTGGTCGCGCCGGTCGCCCAGACGAGCAGCGCCACGGAGCCGGCGAGTAACGCGGTGCTGGCGAGGAAGTAGCGGCGGGCAATGTGGCCGGCGGCGCGGGCCTGCGGCCAGTCGCGAACGTGACCGATGAGCCCGGCCATCAGCAGCCCCATCGCCAGCCACGCGGCCACGAACAGCGCGACGTGGTTCGCCGCGGTCATCGTCATGACGGCGAGGGTAAAGCCGAAGACGCGACCGAAGAACCGCTCGAGGTCGCGATCGCCGGCCATGTAGCGCCGCGAGTAGCTGTGGACGATCCCGCTGAAGAACGTGACCACGACCCACATGACCGCGGTCAGCCCGTCGATCCGCAGGAGCGTCGGGAACTCCCAGCCGGCTCCGCCCCGGATCGCCAGCGCGAGGACGCCGAGACTGGCGATGAAGAGCGTCCAGACCGTCCAGGTCGACGCTCGAGGGACGGCCGAACTCGGCGGCGTCGGTTCGGGGCGCGGTGCGATGTCGTCGTCGATCGTTGCTGTGTCCTCGGTCATGTGTCGTAGCGGCGACCAGCCCGTCACCGGCTCCCGTCGTGACGTGTCGTTCGCGGCAACAATTGCCCAACTGGTCGTCTCTACCCCATATATGAACAGAGCGGTTATTATAGCCTTTGGTTCGAACAATTCGTTCGAATATCGCCAAATACGAACGTCATGTTATACCATTGCATATCTATGGATGGTGCATAGAGCGGCTGTACCCAACGAACAGGAAAACGAGCGGCGTCTCGTACCGTCGGCGACGCGGTGCCGGGAGACTGTCGCCCACGATATCAGCGGGAGGAAAACTCGTCGAACGAGGTCGATTGGTGGCTGCGAACGAGTACTTCGTCCGTGATCGTCAGTCCCATGTCCGCGAGCTGCTGTGCGATCGGGGTGACGTCCCTGTCGTTTTCGACGACGACCGTCACGAGGAGGTTCTGTTCGCCCGTGATCAGTTCCTGCACCGAGACGACACCCGAGATCTCGAGCAGGTCGTCGATGTACTCCCCGCGTTCGGGAATCGACGCCGTACAGAAAAGCAGCATCCGGATCGGATAGCCGGACTTCGTGTAATCGATGTTCGCGCTGTAGCCCTTGATGACCCCTTCCGACTCCAGTCGCTGAATGCGCTTGCGGACCGTACTCGAGGAGGCGTCGGTCCGGTCGGCGATCTCGCTCGAGGAGAGGTTCCGCGCCTCCTCTTGGAGCGCATAGAGGATTTC from Natrinema versiforme includes these protein-coding regions:
- a CDS encoding Lrp/AsnC family transcriptional regulator, with protein sequence MADYDLDAVDREILYALQEEARNLSSSEIADRTDASSSTVRKRIQRLESEGVIKGYSANIDYTKSGYPIRMLLFCTASIPERGEYIDDLLEISGVVSVQELITGEQNLLVTVVVENDRDVTPIAQQLADMGLTITDEVLVRSHQSTSFDEFSSR
- a CDS encoding proton-conducting transporter membrane subunit, translated to MTEDTATIDDDIAPRPEPTPPSSAVPRASTWTVWTLFIASLGVLALAIRGGAGWEFPTLLRIDGLTAVMWVVVTFFSGIVHSYSRRYMAGDRDLERFFGRVFGFTLAVMTMTAANHVALFVAAWLAMGLLMAGLIGHVRDWPQARAAGHIARRYFLASTALLAGSVALLVWATGATTLTGLLEGLEGVSPTVGLVAAAGIVLAAIIQSALLPFHGWLLSSMTAPTPASALMHAGFVNAGGILLTRFAPLIGDQLVIMSAIVLVGAVSALLGQAMILVQTDIKRKLGSSTIAQMGFMILQCGLGFFAAAIAHLILHGFYKAYLFLSSGAGVERAAPKDAAHTELGFSGIAVSFLTAVGGGVLFGVLTGKATSLTLNSGTILTLVVVLTTLTAARDILQRSTLPTAVRFVSVPLIVLTAIGGYAVAFNAVSSMLSGVPMTHVSTAMTPVHYLVVALFIGAYLAAELGWLRSSERLYVALLNVSQPDPTTVLTSTEEYNDA